In the genome of Halapricum salinum, one region contains:
- a CDS encoding homoserine kinase translates to MLTVRAPATSANLGSGFDVFGVALSHPADVVRVERADRTTIEVTGAGSQYIPEDPEKNTVGAVAEALDAPARIKIDKGIRPASGLGSSAASAAAAAVALNELYDRGKTRKELVPIAAKGEAVVSGDAHDDNVAPSILGGFTIATPDGVTQVDASVPLVACLPEIVVSTRDARRVVPTETSVDQLVETVGNAATLTTGMHRDDPELIGRGMEDTVVTPARAKLIDGYSEVRQAALDAGSTGVTISGAGPAILAVCPEHDRKHVASAMLDAFEAEGVDARAYQTRIGQGATVHHP, encoded by the coding sequence ATGCTGACGGTGCGGGCACCCGCGACGAGCGCCAACCTGGGGAGTGGCTTCGACGTCTTCGGTGTCGCACTCTCTCACCCGGCCGACGTGGTCCGGGTCGAGCGTGCCGACCGGACGACGATCGAGGTCACGGGTGCTGGCAGCCAGTACATCCCCGAGGACCCCGAGAAGAACACGGTCGGCGCGGTCGCAGAAGCGCTAGACGCCCCCGCCCGGATCAAGATAGACAAGGGGATCCGCCCGGCCTCGGGGCTGGGCTCATCTGCGGCGAGCGCTGCCGCAGCCGCGGTCGCGCTCAACGAACTCTACGACCGGGGCAAAACCCGAAAGGAACTGGTCCCCATCGCCGCCAAAGGCGAAGCCGTCGTCTCCGGTGACGCCCACGACGACAACGTCGCGCCGTCGATCCTCGGTGGTTTCACGATCGCCACACCGGACGGCGTCACGCAGGTCGACGCCAGCGTCCCGCTCGTCGCGTGTCTCCCCGAGATCGTCGTCTCGACGCGGGACGCACGACGCGTGGTCCCTACGGAGACCAGTGTCGACCAGCTCGTCGAGACGGTCGGCAACGCGGCGACCCTCACGACTGGCATGCACCGAGACGACCCCGAACTGATCGGCCGCGGGATGGAAGACACAGTCGTCACGCCCGCACGGGCGAAACTGATCGACGGCTACAGCGAGGTCCGACAGGCGGCCCTCGACGCCGGGAGTACGGGCGTCACGATCAGCGGTGCAGGCCCGGCAATCCTGGCCGTCTGTCCCGAGCACGACCGCAAGCACGTGGCGTCGGCCATGCTCGACGCCTTCGAGGCCGAGGGCGTCGACGCCCGCGCCTACCAGACCCGGATCGGCCAGGGTGCGACCGTTCACCACCCCTAA
- a CDS encoding NAD(P)/FAD-dependent oxidoreductase produces MIGVVGGGIAGLAAAYRLQQRGHEVQVFEASEGLGGLAATYETAGDRIEKFYHHLSKSEETILELAAELEIDVEWRYKSDAFYVEGTVHPMDKPWEILAYPYLSFYDKFRLGMLVSEIDVRGWKPRTDTYDNLEDFEDVPIKDFLLEHTTQGVYEYFWEPLLDAKFGSRKEDVSAAWLLGRIKFRGERDLLKGEQLGYVEGSLGRLLDALVEAVGREHITTGARVTELDTAGGAVQSLTVETDADEGDGAATTTHDVDAAIVAAMPNVLEDLTGYPCEIDFQGTICSVLSLDQSLTDTYWLNLIDDAPFGVLIEHTNFVPEERYGGEHLYYLASYVQDYEEALWKRSNDEVEQLWLDGVADLFPKFDRESVNWIETARNPRTAPIYERGYLDMVVPYDLTEEVADGIYYAGMASRAQYPERSLDGGIEAGYACADLISE; encoded by the coding sequence ATGATCGGCGTCGTCGGTGGCGGGATCGCCGGCCTCGCGGCCGCCTACCGTCTCCAGCAACGCGGCCACGAGGTACAGGTGTTCGAAGCCAGTGAGGGCCTCGGTGGCCTCGCTGCGACCTACGAGACCGCCGGCGACCGCATCGAGAAGTTCTATCATCACCTCTCGAAGTCCGAGGAGACGATCCTCGAACTCGCCGCAGAGCTGGAAATCGACGTCGAGTGGCGCTACAAGTCCGACGCCTTCTACGTCGAGGGGACGGTCCACCCGATGGACAAACCCTGGGAGATCCTGGCCTATCCCTATCTCAGTTTCTACGACAAGTTCCGCCTGGGGATGCTCGTCAGCGAGATCGACGTCCGCGGGTGGAAACCTCGCACCGACACCTACGACAATCTGGAGGACTTCGAGGACGTCCCGATCAAGGACTTCCTGCTCGAACACACCACTCAGGGCGTCTACGAGTACTTCTGGGAACCACTGCTCGACGCGAAGTTCGGTTCGCGCAAAGAGGACGTCTCCGCCGCGTGGCTGCTCGGTCGGATCAAGTTCCGCGGCGAGCGCGACCTGCTGAAAGGCGAGCAGCTGGGCTACGTCGAGGGTTCGCTCGGACGGTTGCTCGACGCGCTCGTCGAGGCCGTCGGCCGCGAGCACATCACGACCGGCGCTCGGGTGACGGAACTCGACACCGCCGGCGGGGCGGTCCAGTCGCTGACTGTCGAGACCGACGCGGACGAGGGTGACGGGGCTGCGACGACGACCCACGACGTCGACGCCGCGATCGTCGCAGCCATGCCGAACGTCCTCGAAGATCTGACCGGGTATCCCTGCGAGATCGACTTCCAGGGCACGATCTGCTCGGTGCTCTCGCTGGATCAATCGCTGACCGACACCTACTGGCTCAACCTCATCGACGACGCGCCCTTCGGCGTGCTCATCGAGCACACCAACTTCGTCCCCGAGGAGCGCTACGGCGGCGAACACCTCTACTATCTCGCCAGCTACGTTCAGGACTACGAGGAAGCGTTGTGGAAGCGCTCGAACGACGAGGTCGAACAGCTGTGGCTCGACGGCGTGGCCGACCTCTTCCCGAAATTTGATCGCGAATCGGTCAACTGGATCGAGACGGCCAGAAACCCCAGAACCGCACCCATCTACGAGCGCGGCTATCTCGACATGGTGGTGCCCTACGATCTGACCGAGGAAGTCGCAGACGGTATCTACTACGCCGGGATGGCCTCGCGGGCGCAGTACCCCGAGCGTTCGCTCGACGGTGGGATCGAGGCCGGCTACGCCTGTGCGGACCTGATTAGCGAGTGA
- a CDS encoding PQQ-binding-like beta-propeller repeat protein yields the protein MQQSSRRAFLGSVGVAGIGVSAYISPGRTGAAEDLDAAVPSGQWPMQGRTPQRSGYQPESAGPPEEHEMVWERDVYDLLGIFHEGTTVATEDTLAITGPTALSTADGSTRWAEPLTTESIGLTHVCWNETLYVADGERVYAIDTDSGTIEWAHRESRIEVAFVAGRTVICRGQRRGTVGLDAKTGATRWRVSDYDDPVLATGEMVGFQTGEFSTTIVGIDPTTESIEWTAEWITDDPERDIAVHDGVVYSGLEKFTAFDTASNSVLWAERFDREYEQSMPVATDGEQVYFTGLDEEVLAVEAETGQLRWRQSVEGISRTVKPAVTDDALYVSTEDGFAALSPATGRELRRFSLYSGDLSERQANGQLLVAGGQVFYVDTATAVAYR from the coding sequence ATGCAGCAGTCGAGCCGGCGGGCCTTTCTTGGGTCAGTCGGGGTGGCCGGCATCGGTGTGAGTGCCTACATCTCGCCGGGCCGTACCGGGGCCGCAGAAGACCTCGATGCGGCGGTTCCATCAGGACAGTGGCCAATGCAGGGTCGGACGCCACAGCGAAGCGGGTACCAGCCGGAGTCGGCTGGCCCGCCTGAGGAGCACGAGATGGTGTGGGAACGGGACGTCTACGACCTCCTCGGAATCTTTCACGAGGGAACGACGGTCGCCACCGAAGACACGCTGGCGATCACTGGGCCGACGGCGCTGTCGACAGCCGATGGATCGACCCGATGGGCGGAGCCACTTACGACAGAGAGTATCGGATTGACTCACGTGTGCTGGAACGAAACGCTCTACGTCGCCGACGGTGAGAGAGTGTACGCGATCGACACGGATTCGGGAACGATCGAGTGGGCACACCGGGAGTCCCGAATAGAGGTCGCGTTCGTCGCCGGGCGGACGGTCATCTGCCGGGGCCAGCGCAGGGGAACGGTCGGTCTCGACGCGAAGACGGGTGCAACGCGCTGGAGGGTCTCGGACTACGACGATCCGGTTCTCGCCACCGGCGAGATGGTCGGTTTCCAGACAGGTGAGTTCTCTACAACCATCGTGGGCATCGACCCGACGACGGAGTCGATCGAGTGGACGGCCGAGTGGATCACCGACGATCCCGAGCGTGACATCGCGGTTCACGACGGGGTCGTCTACAGTGGCCTGGAGAAGTTCACAGCCTTCGATACAGCGTCGAATTCGGTGCTGTGGGCCGAGCGCTTCGATCGAGAGTACGAGCAATCGATGCCGGTGGCGACCGATGGCGAGCAGGTCTACTTTACAGGTCTCGACGAGGAGGTACTGGCCGTCGAGGCGGAGACGGGACAGCTTCGATGGAGACAGTCCGTCGAGGGTATCAGCCGGACGGTCAAACCTGCCGTCACCGACGACGCACTCTACGTCAGTACCGAGGACGGGTTCGCCGCACTCAGTCCGGCCACTGGCCGGGAGCTGCGGCGTTTCTCGCTGTATTCCGGGGACCTATCCGAACGGCAGGCAAATGGACAGCTGCTCGTCGCGGGTGGACAGGTGTTCTACGTCGATACGGCGACGGCGGTGGCGTACCGATGA
- a CDS encoding Gfo/Idh/MocA family protein, with amino-acid sequence MPLAVGMLGYRFMGRAHANALARLPMFFPDAPAVERDVLIGRDEQALAGAADQLGFARTATDWRDVVEEVDVFYNLGPNHLHAEPSIAALEAGVPVLCEKPLAADDEAAARMADAAAAADVPTATAFNYRFVPAIQYARELIEAGELGEIHHFRGRYLQDWLVDPEAPWSWRLDADLAGSGALGDLGAHTIDLARYLVGDIAELSGHLHRFVDERPTPDGDETREVTVDDAYSAQATFANGAMGTFEASRFATGHKNDHTIEIHGSKGSLRFGLERLNELEVKFEGDRGYQTILVTDEDDPYGGRWWPPGHVLGWEHTFVHENYEFLSAVAEGDEYEPNFQDGLAVQRILAAIEESDEQGQRVDLES; translated from the coding sequence ATGCCACTTGCAGTCGGAATGCTCGGCTATCGGTTCATGGGTCGCGCACACGCAAACGCACTCGCTCGCCTGCCGATGTTCTTCCCCGACGCGCCCGCCGTCGAGCGTGACGTCCTGATCGGCCGGGACGAACAGGCACTCGCCGGGGCCGCCGACCAGCTCGGCTTCGCGCGGACGGCGACTGACTGGCGCGACGTCGTCGAAGAAGTCGACGTCTTCTACAACCTCGGGCCGAACCACCTCCACGCCGAGCCCTCCATCGCGGCACTCGAAGCCGGCGTGCCAGTGCTCTGTGAGAAGCCGCTGGCCGCTGACGACGAGGCTGCCGCCCGGATGGCCGACGCCGCCGCCGCGGCCGACGTGCCGACGGCGACGGCGTTCAACTACCGCTTCGTCCCGGCGATCCAGTACGCGAGGGAGTTGATCGAGGCCGGCGAACTCGGCGAGATCCATCACTTCCGCGGGCGCTACCTCCAGGACTGGCTGGTCGATCCCGAGGCGCCCTGGAGCTGGCGGCTCGACGCCGACCTCGCGGGCTCGGGAGCACTCGGGGATCTGGGCGCGCACACGATCGACCTCGCGCGGTATCTCGTCGGCGATATCGCGGAGTTGAGCGGGCACCTCCACCGGTTCGTCGACGAGCGGCCCACACCAGATGGCGACGAGACCCGGGAAGTGACCGTCGACGACGCCTACAGCGCGCAAGCGACCTTCGCAAACGGTGCGATGGGGACGTTCGAGGCCTCGCGGTTCGCGACGGGCCACAAGAACGACCACACGATCGAGATTCACGGCTCGAAAGGGAGTCTGCGATTCGGTCTGGAGCGGTTGAACGAACTCGAAGTCAAGTTCGAGGGCGACCGCGGGTATCAGACGATTCTCGTGACCGACGAGGACGATCCCTATGGCGGGAGGTGGTGGCCGCCGGGACACGTCCTCGGGTGGGAACACACCTTCGTCCACGAGAACTACGAGTTCCTCAGCGCGGTCGCCGAGGGCGACGAGTACGAACCGAATTTCCAGGATGGGCTGGCTGTCCAGCGTATTCTCGCGGCGATCGAAGAGAGCGACGAGCAGGGGCAGCGAGTCGACCTGGAGTCGTAG
- a CDS encoding CNNM domain-containing protein, with translation MSTVAISARLVAGLLLILANGFFVAIEFALTRARQFTEDEFVDGDARLERAWEMTNELELYLTTCQVGITASSIAVGIVAEPALAALFEPLFAGTTLATVGAGAFIAYLIINLVHLTHGEQTPTYLGVERSRFVCRYGATPLHWFYVLISPIIKLGDAVAKYTLKLFGVEMTGAWLETEEDVIESRAQLRNRMDSLLQEGEVSEERRDEVMNALEVGEIAVEEIMVGSEDIVALSTDASLEENLERMEGTPHVRFPLVEGDLEEFVGIVYAPTVLHNLDELESGETSFEELATPPLTVASDTSVSDFIDQCQAENQELALVLDDGDVVGLLTATDAFEEVLGELEDPMDREL, from the coding sequence ATGTCCACTGTCGCGATCAGCGCGCGGCTCGTCGCTGGGCTGTTGCTCATTCTCGCCAACGGCTTTTTCGTCGCGATCGAGTTCGCGCTGACTCGTGCCCGCCAGTTCACCGAAGACGAGTTCGTCGACGGCGACGCCCGGCTGGAGCGGGCCTGGGAGATGACCAACGAACTCGAACTGTACCTGACCACCTGTCAGGTCGGGATCACGGCCTCCAGTATCGCCGTCGGGATCGTCGCCGAGCCGGCACTGGCGGCGCTGTTCGAGCCGTTGTTCGCCGGGACGACGCTCGCGACGGTCGGTGCCGGGGCGTTCATCGCGTATCTGATCATCAACCTCGTTCACCTCACCCACGGTGAGCAGACGCCGACTTACCTCGGTGTCGAGCGTTCGCGGTTCGTCTGTCGCTACGGTGCGACGCCGCTGCACTGGTTCTACGTCCTGATCTCGCCGATCATCAAGCTCGGTGACGCCGTCGCAAAGTACACGCTCAAACTCTTCGGCGTCGAGATGACTGGCGCGTGGCTCGAAACCGAAGAGGACGTCATCGAATCGCGCGCCCAGCTTCGCAACCGCATGGACTCGCTGCTGCAGGAGGGCGAAGTCTCCGAGGAGCGCCGTGATGAGGTCATGAACGCGCTGGAGGTCGGTGAGATCGCCGTCGAGGAGATCATGGTCGGAAGCGAAGATATCGTCGCGCTCTCGACGGACGCGAGTCTGGAGGAGAATCTCGAACGCATGGAAGGGACGCCACACGTCCGCTTCCCGCTGGTCGAGGGCGACCTGGAGGAGTTCGTCGGGATCGTCTACGCACCGACCGTGCTGCACAACCTCGACGAGCTAGAGAGCGGTGAGACGAGCTTCGAAGAGCTCGCAACGCCGCCGCTGACCGTCGCTTCGGACACCTCGGTCAGCGACTTCATCGACCAGTGTCAGGCCGAGAATCAGGAACTCGCGCTGGTGCTCGACGACGGTGACGTCGTCGGCCTGCTGACGGCGACCGACGCCTTCGAGGAAGTCCTCGGCGAATTAGAAGATCCGAT
- a CDS encoding methyl-accepting chemotaxis protein, with the protein MSEATVDPSNALDTGGFLKRFREFLEYVPSGQTIPDESWQSRHRNIIYLLLAHVPLLFALGLFEGTESLFSGATIPEIPLPYILSELAVLLGLTLLAAWSRLPQRARTGLAATGLVSASAILVHFSGGFIEAHFHFFVVLGVVAVYEDWLPFAIGVGYVAAQHAIFGMIGGAAVYNHPAAIQNPLSWAVIHAVFVLCLSLALMINWYSIMRSREQAKQRLRQAEEKTAEVASLEEKNAAIEAAREEAEQAKAEAEKRQAELAELNEQLEATADAYSKEMARAADGDLHVRLDTETDSEAMAQIATSFNQMLIEMEETVEEIQAFAGTVSQASTNAADGIGEVERASNEVSASMQAISREADQQREMLGNVAREMQDLSATVEEVASSAESVATASQETAEIAEAGETEAQDAIDDIQEVQASLASTVADVEALDERMNEIGEVVEVIGDVAEQTNMLALNANIEAARAESGGAAGGDGFAVVADEVKQLAEETRTSAAEIQSLIEETQSQTDTAVAEARKASERMDAGVASVQAVVERFERVADNAERTDDGIQEISKAADEQAATAEETVSIVEEVSESSEGTAENAQEVSAAAQQQTATISEVSESIGSLRDRAERLQDLLGRFETGSKQGGTPQS; encoded by the coding sequence ATGAGCGAAGCGACCGTCGATCCATCGAATGCCCTGGACACAGGAGGGTTTCTGAAGCGGTTTCGTGAGTTTCTCGAGTACGTCCCGAGCGGGCAGACGATTCCGGACGAGAGTTGGCAGAGTCGACACCGAAACATCATCTATCTCCTGCTCGCACACGTCCCGCTGTTGTTCGCCCTCGGGCTGTTCGAGGGGACCGAGTCGCTGTTCTCCGGGGCGACGATCCCCGAGATTCCGCTGCCGTATATCCTGTCGGAGTTAGCCGTCCTGCTCGGCCTGACGTTGCTGGCCGCGTGGTCCCGTCTGCCCCAGCGAGCGCGGACCGGTCTCGCGGCGACGGGTCTGGTGTCTGCCTCGGCGATTCTGGTGCACTTCTCGGGCGGATTCATCGAGGCACACTTTCACTTCTTCGTCGTGCTCGGCGTCGTCGCGGTCTACGAGGACTGGCTCCCGTTCGCGATCGGCGTCGGCTACGTCGCCGCACAACACGCCATCTTCGGGATGATCGGCGGGGCAGCCGTCTACAATCACCCCGCGGCGATACAGAACCCGCTGTCGTGGGCGGTGATCCACGCCGTCTTCGTGCTCTGTCTCTCGCTGGCGCTGATGATCAACTGGTACTCGATCATGCGCTCGCGCGAGCAGGCCAAACAGCGACTCCGACAGGCCGAAGAGAAAACCGCCGAAGTGGCGTCTCTGGAGGAGAAGAACGCGGCGATCGAGGCGGCTCGCGAGGAGGCCGAGCAGGCCAAAGCCGAGGCGGAAAAACGGCAAGCCGAACTCGCGGAGTTGAACGAACAGCTAGAAGCAACGGCCGACGCCTATAGCAAAGAGATGGCTCGGGCGGCCGACGGAGACCTGCACGTCAGGCTGGACACCGAGACCGACAGCGAGGCGATGGCCCAGATCGCGACATCGTTCAACCAGATGCTCATCGAGATGGAAGAGACTGTCGAGGAGATCCAGGCCTTCGCCGGGACAGTCTCCCAGGCGAGCACGAACGCGGCCGACGGGATTGGAGAGGTCGAGCGGGCGAGCAACGAAGTGAGCGCGTCTATGCAAGCGATTTCCCGGGAGGCTGACCAACAGCGAGAGATGCTCGGGAACGTCGCGAGAGAGATGCAGGACCTGTCGGCGACGGTCGAGGAAGTCGCATCATCTGCGGAATCGGTCGCGACAGCCTCACAGGAAACCGCCGAGATTGCCGAAGCTGGTGAAACAGAGGCACAGGACGCTATCGACGACATCCAAGAGGTCCAGGCGTCACTCGCCTCGACAGTCGCGGACGTCGAGGCGCTTGACGAGCGAATGAACGAGATAGGGGAGGTTGTGGAGGTGATCGGCGACGTCGCAGAGCAGACGAACATGCTGGCGCTCAACGCCAACATCGAGGCCGCCCGTGCCGAGTCCGGAGGAGCGGCCGGTGGAGACGGGTTCGCGGTCGTCGCCGACGAGGTGAAGCAACTCGCCGAGGAGACGCGAACGTCGGCAGCCGAGATCCAATCACTGATCGAGGAGACCCAGTCCCAGACCGATACTGCAGTCGCGGAAGCTCGGAAAGCCAGCGAGCGCATGGACGCGGGAGTGGCGTCCGTGCAAGCGGTCGTCGAGCGGTTCGAGCGCGTCGCCGACAACGCCGAGCGGACGGACGACGGCATACAGGAGATCAGCAAAGCGGCGGACGAGCAGGCGGCGACCGCCGAAGAAACGGTCTCGATCGTCGAAGAGGTGTCCGAGAGCAGCGAGGGAACCGCCGAGAATGCACAGGAAGTCTCGGCAGCCGCACAACAGCAGACAGCTACCATCTCCGAGGTTTCAGAGAGCATCGGGTCGCTGCGTGATCGTGCAGAAAGATTGCAAGACCTGCTCGGCCGGTTCGAAACCGGCTCGAAACAGGGCGGTACGCCGCAGTCGTGA
- a CDS encoding outer membrane protein assembly factor BamB family protein — protein sequence MQQATRRQVLGLLGVGSAAVGAFLDPSRFGVDASLSASVPPGRWPMAGRTPQRSGYQPTSDGPTTDPTVAWEQTVGSGYGFLVASEDTVYVSTDRVSAYAAEDGARRWSQSLPANRTPEEVALWRDRLYVCSTGSAECEIADDCGREHKELYALDAATGAIRWARSGISSVLSVAGATVICGGDEETIGLDAETGGREWQRRCWRPTLVVEDTLACKRYDEGFHEIIAGIDPHSGQEKWRHTDHIWGGAHRPRVVAARGDFIYGTTDDYVFKALDTATETLAWSVDLKFNNIAQVATDGECVYLKDRDSLTNPGAVRLLALDAETGDKQWEQTIEQAGHWGLVLTESALYVPVRGGMLVVDPDSGDDLGRSQPAGENLPRTVIAAGGQVYSFTNHEDEATLYAHR from the coding sequence GTGCAACAGGCGACACGTCGTCAGGTGCTGGGTTTGCTGGGGGTGGGCAGTGCCGCAGTAGGCGCCTTCCTCGATCCGAGTCGGTTCGGCGTCGACGCCAGTTTGAGTGCGTCGGTCCCGCCCGGGCGGTGGCCGATGGCCGGGCGGACGCCACAGCGAAGCGGGTATCAGCCGACCAGCGACGGTCCAACGACTGATCCGACCGTCGCCTGGGAACAGACGGTTGGATCGGGATACGGCTTCCTCGTCGCTTCAGAAGACACGGTCTACGTGTCCACCGATCGCGTCAGCGCGTACGCGGCCGAGGACGGAGCGCGTCGCTGGTCACAGTCGCTCCCAGCGAACCGAACGCCCGAGGAAGTCGCGCTCTGGCGGGACCGGCTGTACGTCTGCTCGACAGGGTCGGCCGAGTGTGAGATAGCCGATGATTGTGGGAGAGAACACAAGGAGCTGTACGCACTCGACGCCGCCACTGGAGCGATCCGCTGGGCGCGCAGCGGGATCTCATCAGTACTATCGGTCGCCGGGGCGACAGTGATCTGTGGTGGAGACGAGGAAACCATCGGTCTCGATGCGGAGACCGGCGGGAGAGAGTGGCAACGCCGCTGCTGGAGGCCGACGCTCGTGGTCGAGGATACGCTCGCGTGTAAGAGATATGATGAGGGGTTTCACGAGATCATAGCCGGTATCGATCCACACAGCGGTCAGGAGAAGTGGCGCCATACAGACCATATATGGGGAGGTGCGCACAGACCTCGGGTAGTTGCGGCGCGCGGGGATTTCATCTACGGCACGACCGACGACTACGTGTTCAAAGCCCTCGATACGGCGACCGAAACACTCGCGTGGTCGGTCGATCTGAAATTCAATAACATTGCACAGGTCGCCACTGACGGGGAGTGCGTCTATCTCAAGGATCGTGACTCGTTGACCAATCCCGGTGCAGTTCGTCTCCTCGCTCTCGACGCCGAGACGGGAGACAAACAGTGGGAACAGACGATCGAACAGGCTGGCCACTGGGGGCTCGTCCTGACCGAGTCGGCACTGTATGTTCCAGTTCGGGGTGGTATGCTCGTCGTCGACCCCGACAGTGGAGACGACCTCGGGAGGAGTCAGCCAGCCGGCGAGAATCTTCCGCGAACCGTGATCGCCGCCGGCGGACAGGTGTACAGTTTCACGAACCACGAAGACGAGGCCACACTCTACGCACACCGATGA
- a CDS encoding outer membrane protein assembly factor BamB family protein, translated as MRQFSRREVLAGLGGVGSLAASEALGPGGLFSETPSLETSVPEGTWQERGRDPRRSGYAPGSGGLAADPTRQWQVEFDRADVRLPETMCLSVDQRHVYVLESDALVALDRDSGREQWQFRPPKVTPPPAVRQYRSRFGDEPIAIEGASFSNWVGWLACRDGQVFVTGGTEQFPVLYAVQAQSGTMNWAVPGVSGQALLGDAVLFNNGPADYDAGLLDVTTGNILETTGTIGYNPTVYAGPDARKFTLEMDSYDWNMVSSESISDADIALGSSDVLTATITSSGLGLFEILTRSGDDLVVVDLRSGEYQSLQTDFEHSRPVVVTDDDHWFVCTEERVTAFPVVRPTEESLGTQLWQTSVSPVVTNPAITDTAVYVPTEQGLVVIDIHSGQKRSRIGRPPRTDQRWAIPPSIADGALYYVSGGRLTAYS; from the coding sequence GTGCGACAATTTAGTCGACGGGAGGTCCTCGCGGGGCTGGGCGGCGTGGGGAGTCTCGCCGCCAGCGAAGCGCTGGGACCAGGGGGGCTGTTTTCCGAGACCCCCTCGCTGGAGACGTCCGTTCCCGAGGGAACGTGGCAGGAGCGCGGTCGTGATCCCCGCCGAAGCGGTTACGCGCCTGGCAGTGGTGGGTTGGCGGCGGATCCGACCAGGCAGTGGCAGGTAGAGTTCGACAGGGCAGACGTCCGTCTCCCGGAGACGATGTGTCTCTCGGTCGATCAACGACACGTCTACGTGCTGGAGTCGGACGCACTGGTCGCACTCGACCGCGACAGCGGGCGCGAGCAGTGGCAGTTTCGACCGCCGAAGGTGACCCCGCCGCCGGCAGTCCGGCAATATCGCAGTCGCTTCGGCGACGAACCGATAGCAATCGAGGGTGCATCGTTCAGTAACTGGGTCGGATGGCTCGCGTGTCGCGATGGCCAGGTATTCGTCACCGGCGGGACGGAACAATTCCCGGTGTTGTATGCAGTCCAAGCCCAATCGGGGACGATGAACTGGGCGGTACCTGGAGTCAGTGGGCAGGCGCTGCTCGGCGACGCTGTGCTTTTTAACAATGGTCCGGCCGACTACGACGCTGGACTCTTAGACGTGACGACGGGGAACATCCTCGAAACAACCGGTACCATTGGATACAACCCCACTGTCTACGCTGGGCCAGACGCACGCAAGTTCACTCTCGAAATGGACAGCTACGACTGGAACATGGTGTCGAGCGAGTCCATCTCTGACGCTGATATCGCGCTCGGAAGCAGCGATGTCCTCACCGCGACGATTACGTCGTCAGGACTCGGGTTGTTCGAAATACTGACAAGATCGGGAGACGACCTCGTCGTCGTCGATCTCCGATCAGGCGAGTATCAGTCGTTGCAGACGGATTTCGAACACAGCCGACCGGTCGTCGTCACTGATGACGACCACTGGTTCGTCTGTACCGAGGAACGCGTGACGGCGTTTCCCGTCGTCAGACCGACTGAGGAGAGCCTCGGGACACAACTGTGGCAGACGTCCGTCTCGCCGGTCGTCACCAACCCAGCAATCACAGACACGGCAGTGTACGTGCCGACAGAACAGGGACTGGTCGTCATCGACATCCACTCGGGACAGAAGCGATCACGAATCGGCAGGCCACCACGGACAGACCAGCGATGGGCGATTCCGCCGTCCATCGCAGATGGGGCGCTCTACTATGTGTCCGGCGGCAGACTCACCGCATATTCATGA
- a CDS encoding DUF6149 family protein, with translation MKIRQNVRHWAAKQALTMPVVGQRVNDKLVDLHTGVFLDKADEGHEDERREYLDGFFDATMDTYVAALQEGFPEAEAREITHIQANFAFYNHGWTEMMEFPSDELDDHYERYGEFFEAHGITIDYPLGEFHPEDGLPSAPSTPEKLEEPEHPYAEGGFADDVYVETGDGELVVGGGEEPEEVDVEDAPGVDENKIEG, from the coding sequence ATGAAGATCCGCCAGAACGTCCGCCACTGGGCCGCCAAACAGGCACTGACCATGCCAGTCGTCGGCCAGCGCGTCAACGATAAACTGGTCGACCTCCACACGGGCGTCTTTCTCGACAAGGCCGACGAGGGCCACGAGGACGAACGCCGCGAGTACCTCGACGGTTTCTTCGACGCGACGATGGACACCTACGTTGCCGCCCTGCAGGAGGGGTTCCCCGAGGCTGAAGCCCGCGAGATCACGCACATCCAGGCCAACTTCGCCTTCTACAACCACGGCTGGACAGAGATGATGGAGTTCCCCAGCGACGAACTCGACGACCACTACGAGCGCTACGGCGAGTTCTTCGAGGCCCACGGGATCACCATCGACTACCCGCTGGGTGAGTTCCACCCCGAAGACGGCCTCCCGTCCGCGCCGTCGACCCCCGAGAAACTGGAGGAACCCGAGCACCCCTACGCCGAGGGCGGGTTCGCCGACGACGTCTACGTCGAGACCGGCGACGGCGAGCTGGTGGTCGGCGGCGGCGAGGAGCCCGAGGAAGTCGACGTCGAAGACGCGCCGGGTGTGGACGAAAACAAGATCGAAGGGTAA